TATTATATTGATTCTggatgtataaataaataactgttaaAATCTTTGCTGTGTCAGAGGCGGTGGAGATGTGctcacagtttgtttctgctgttacaaAGTGTCCACAGacatttttacactttgtttgAAACGGTTAAAGGCCAGAACAACTGTGAACTACTAGTTTTAAAGATTGAAAACTTTGTTGAAAGTTTTGCAAGTTTTTACAAGAAGTTAATTTTCTCTAGGTTGGTCCTGTCACAAATTAAGGGGAAAGGGACGAGGCAGGcatgaatgaaaaataagatttatttagaaaaaagcCACACATAACAGGGAACTAAGGGGTGCTGTCAACAGACACAAccaaaacaggcaaaaacacgcagacaaagtaacaacataaaaactacCAATATGGCGGGGAACAATGTATTCTATATTAGATGTAGGTCCAAGGTTCATTCACGGTTATTTCTTGGCCTCTCCTATTATGTAAGATAAGGGATGAAACATAAATTATGAGGGTTGAATAGTTTAGTCTTCTTTCTTAAAGAAAATCTCTTGTGCATGACACACTAACGAGTCATGCACAAAGTCTAGTTCTACTAATACAgacaaacaatataataatttatacagtACACCTGTCCATTGTtgctattgttattgttgtttgaatgttttaatgtattattgtattgtattttgaATGTATAATTTTGCCGTTATAAAAACTTTGTCCACCAGATGGTGAtacattgttttctctttagttATACACCACTGTTAAATCATGGTCATAGATTGGGCAGACTGAGGATGATCCAGGCTCTACCCACAGACACTACTTGTAATAACAATCTTTAAGAATAATGCTGCTTTCCATTGGCCAAATTCCTTTCCTGCAAATCTAAGAACATTTAGGCATCATCCATAGTATTATGTTTGTCACTTTtcctgtcaaacaaaaaaaatctcaatatTGCATTTAATCTCTAATTCTAATTGCAGTATCTGTGctattcaaaatgcatttagagctcattgttgttgtttgataaagttaaataaagaatTTTTTGGTTAACAGCTTTAACTTGTTGCAGGGATAGAACAAACAATTCTCCTACAGTTTTCAAGGCTAAATATCTCAACAGGAAATAGGCAATGCCTGAGGTCAGGGGTCAAGCTGACAACAAAAAAGATTCTAGGAATTCACTGTCTAGCGGCCCCAGTTCTACATTCTGAATTGATATTGTTAGAGTTACtacagacataaaaaatgttatttgttgttactttgtcacTAAAAGTATAAAGAAAAGGGTGTGAAAACAATGAGCAGATGAAAGAAAGACTGAACAATGATGCTGCTCTTTCCATGAatcaagaaaacacaacaaaatagaTCAGTGGTGCCACCAGAAGCAGAAAACCAGCACTTTTACTGTTGGCACTGTTGCAATAGTTTCCCTGACAGTAACGAATTTTTGTCCCAATGACTTGTGTCATTTGTGCACTTTTTGAGTTTGAGCACATCTGTTTGGAGGCACAGCCCTTCACCACCACTTTTTCAGCTCCTCCAGTCACTGagagaatgaaaacagtgtcagtgtgtgagcgTCTATTTTTAATACATCTACTGTACCAGAGTCACTGACCATTCCAGAGGTTGGAGGAGCAACACTCGCTGGTAACAACAGTTTTGGCAACTCCAAAGTTGACTGAACCTGTGAAACATTGTTCGAGCAAGGCACAGGTTTTCCCACTGATATCAATTACTTTTGAGACACCTGTAACAAAATAACAGCCTGAGTAAATGTGTCGAGTATAAAGCAGAAGAACAATGCATTACAAAATAGCATACCTGCATATGAAACAAGTCGTATTGCACCGCACTGAGTCTGTGAAGGGCAATCAATTTCTGAACTGATGCAGGATCCTGAGGTTCCCATTGCACACTCATAACATGTCAGAGTGTAAGCtgaaaaaattaattaaaaattatattttcctCCTAAAAAATATTAACGGTATTACTAAAGTGTATTAATCTAAAAtataagaaaagtaaaaaaataaaaataatgacagaatgaaggtaaatactaaaaatatatacacacaataaacTAGAAAAGAAGCTAAACAACATGAAGGGAATATCTTAAAATTCCTGTGTTGTAAGGCAAATTTAGTAAATGAAACGTTtaaagcagaggaaaaacttGCCTTGAGGGAGAAGCACGATCCCCAAGACCAGTGTGAGGAGATGCATTTTATGATGCCAGgatacaaatgtattttagttTGATGTGTTGCAGCTTTAATTAGCTCCCCTGAGCACGTCAACACCTGCTAACCAGTATTTCATCACCCCTATTTGACGgtaaaatgaaagttaaagaaGCCTCAGAAAATGAAACTGAGTAGATGTGTGTTGTAGGATTATTTTTAAGTTATatggtatttttttaaaataggaaACTATTCTAATAGGAAttataacacaaacaaagtgaaatatatACACAGTGAGAAATATTTACTACACTCTATTAAATATAACTAATtcaattagttaattagttaattaattagtcACACTTTTAGCTTCAAATTATTCTAACAGCTCTGCTCGAGCAGATGTTTTGAATGGTAAATACACCATTCTGAAATATCTGCTTGATATGTCTCCTGTTCTTGTAGAAAACAGGACATTagttatttagaaatgtatttagtccagttaacaacaataaacaaataaaaccctAGAAATGAATTAGCAGAGATTAgttcaaagacacaaaatgtctCAGGGTGACTTTCACTCATCTCAGTTCATACATTTGTCCTTGTTCATTTATATAAAGATTGCCCTGTGgtttacaaaacaaatgcagtatATGTGGTATGTGGACTTGTTAATCAGGTTTCCAGAACCCAATGTATCCTATATTAGATGTAGGTCCAAGGTTTTTTAAAGCTTATTTCTTGGCCTCTCCTATTATGTAAGATAAGGGATGAAACATAAATTATGAGGATTGAATAGTTTAGTCTTCTTTCTTAAAGAAAATCTCTTGTGCATGACACATTAACGAGTCATGCACAAAGTCTAGTTCTACTAATACAgacaaacaatataataatttatacagtACACCTGTCCATTGTTGCTATTGTTAttgttgcctgatgttctttttctctctcctctttccaccagttgaggcagatggccgcccaacCTGATTCTGGTTCAGCTGGAGGTTTCCTCTAttaaagggaatttttcctctccactgtggccTTATGCTTGatcaagtggggttgttgggttttctatataatttatttctatataattttatcttattttgtaaggtcttaaattaaggttttgaattaaattgaattatatgttaaaataaagcatTAGAATAACATTTACATGTGACCAAAATGATTTCATGGCATGTTGTGACTCACTTGTATTCAGATGGTCATAATCTTCATAATGTACTATGACACAAATACAATCAAAGTATTGTTTTTGTATGCTTGATTTCCTACTGTTTGAACATGGAGCAAACAGAAAGCTGCACAATTCCCTGTTACCTGCCAGTTTGAATGTATTATTTTGCTGTTATAAAAATTTTGTCCAACAGATGGTGATacattgttttctcttcagttttaCACCACTGTTAAATCATGGTCATAGATTGGGAAGACTGAGGATGATCCAGGCTCTACCCACAGACACTACTTGTAATAACAATCTTTAAGAATAATGCTGCTTTCCATTGGCCAAATTCCTTTCCTGCAAATCTAAGAACATTTAGGCATCATCCATAATATTATGTTTGTCACTTTtcctgtcaaacaaaaaaaatctcaatatTGCATTTAATCTCTAATTCTAATTGCAGTATCTGTGctattcaaaatgcatttagagctcattgttgttgtttgataaagttaaataaagaatTTTTTGGTTAACAGCTTTAACTTGTTGCAGGGATAGAACAAACAATTCTCCTACAGTTTTCAAGGCTAAATATCTCAACAGGAAATAGGCAATGCCTGAGGTCAGGGGTCAAGCTGACAACAAAAAAGATTCTAGGAATTCACTGTCTAGCGGCCCCAGTTCTACATTCTGAATTGATATTGTTAGAGCAAGCTTATTAATCtgtaaaaccaaacacaatCAGTTAATTTTCTTCAGTGTGTATATGATAGATCAAATCTGACCTAAAGATTCATCCTTCTGCAGGAATCAGAGGTGAGAGCAGGTTGGAAAATCTGCAACGGCATTCAAGATTTTGAATGTGTGAAGATAGTCAGAcatttcttaattttctttAGCATTTCTTAAATATTCTTCAGTAAGATTTCAGATACTGGTTCATTTTGTAATATGATCAGTTACTTTGTCAAAAACTGGAGCACAAGCACAATGTTTtatacaaacaggaaaacaggtAGACTTTGTATTTCAGTCCCAGGAACATACAGTACCTTGcagctgttttagttttttctccattttaccTTACAAAGCGACATGTGGTGGCAACAGCACTCATTGTTATCACAAGTTGCACCATCATGTAATTTACACAACTTCTAAGAGCCTGAGAAAGAATTgagaaaagtcaaagaaaacaaaaatacaaacaatctGACATTTCTTTTGAGATATTTAATCATTAATATCAGATTAAAACAGGTTTCAGGCTAAAAATGACACTCAGAACAAAACTTCAGCAAAAGCACTAGATTTTATCtttggaaaaagacaaaagagttgttacatttttaatttgtcactatAAGTATAAGGAAAAGGGTGTGAAAACAATGAGCAGATGAAAGAAAGACTGAgcaatgatgctgctgtgtcCATAAGTCaggaaaagacaacaaaatagATCAGTGGTGCCACCAGGAGCAGAAGACCAGCACTTGTACTCTGGGCACTGTTGCAAAAGTTTCCCTGACAGCAACTCATTTCTGTCCCAATGACTTGTGTCATTTGTGCACTTTGTGAGTTTGAGCACATCTGTTTGGAGGCACAGCCCTTCACCACCACTTTTTCAGCTCCTCCAGTCACTGagagaatgaaaacagtgtcagtgtgtgagcgTCTATTTTTAACACATCTACTGTACCAGAGTCACTGACCATTCCTCTGAACAGGGAAAACATGTGAAACTGAGTTAGATACTTAACCATTACCTTTTGCTGAGATGCAGTAGTCCTCATTCCCCTCGCAGTTCAGAGTTGCAGTGCACGTTTGACCATCACAGGTGAAACACTGTTTACCATTAGGACTGGATGCTGGGGGTTCTGTCACATAGAATGAACATTTCTGATATTGTTTGGCTAAAGGTGAATGACTGCATTACACTTTTTTCTTCAAAGCCATTTCACTGTCTACTgtccttccacacacacacacaaactgcaatgTGCAGCTTTGCTATGGCCAGTGGGGGCATCATGCTCGTGGGCTGGACTGTCTTGGAATTTGAGACCTGTTTCTTTAACAATATGTGATCCAAACATATTGTCAAAGGTTCTGACATGTGACCTGACATCATTAATCCATAATACCACTAAACAAGTAATGGATATAAAATAAATCCTAATGatgtacaatatatacagtatgttaatatGGATtgaacatttcagtttgttcacAAACAACTAAAAGTCAAAGCTTCATCTGAATACAAATAAACTAcaagtatagtatagtgtacAGTATGGTATGAGTGTGTTACCAGGGGCTGGTTGGGTGTTACAGAGGTTGGAGGAGCAACACTCGCTGGTAACGACAGTTTTGGCAAC
This genomic stretch from Anabas testudineus chromosome 16, fAnaTes1.2, whole genome shotgun sequence harbors:
- the LOC113169950 gene encoding urokinase plasminogen activator surface receptor-like; translated protein: MHLLTLVLGIVLLPQAYTLRCYECAMGISGSCNSTEKDCPSQTQCGAVRLVSYAGGTKQLDISGKTCALPEECVSGSVNFGVAKTVVTSECCSSNLCNTQPAPEPPASSPNGKQCFTCDGQTCTATLNCEGNEDYCISAKVTGGAEKVVVKGCASKQMCSNSQSAQMTQVIGTEMSCCQGNFCNSAQSTSAGLLLLVAPLIYFVVFS